The window GACACGGACGAGGAGCGCGAGACCGCCCTGGCCGCGCTGCTGCCGCTGCAGAAGGCCGACTTCATCGAGCTGTTCGAGTCGATGGACGGACTGCCCGTCACCGTACGGCTGCTCGACCCGCCGCTGCACGAGTTCCTGCCGGACATCACCGAACTGTCGGTACGTGTCGCGCTCGCCGAGTCCCGCAAGGACGCCAACGAGAACGACCTGCGTCTTCTGCAGGCGGTGCACAAGCTGCACGAGCAGAACCCGATGCTCGGTCTGCGCGGCGTACGGCTCGGTCTGGTCATCCCCGGCCTGTTCGCGATGCAGGTCCGGGCGATCGCGGAGGCGGCCGCGCACCGCAAGAACGCCAAGGGCGACCCGCGCGCCGAGATCATGATTCCGCTGGTCGGCACGGTCCAGGAGCTGGAGATCGTCCGCGATGAGGCCGACCAGGTCATCGCCGAGGTCGAGGCGGCCACCGGCACCGCGCTGAAGCTGACCATCGGCACGATGATCGAGCTGCCGCGCGCCGCGCTGACCGCCGGTCAGATCGCCGAGGCCGCACAGTTCTTCTCCTTCGGTACGAACGACCTGACCCAGACGGTGTGGGGCTTCTCCCGGGACGACGTGGAGGCCTCGTTCTTCACCGCGTACCTGGAGAAGGGCATCTTCGGGGTGTCGCCGTTCGAGACGATCGACAGGGACGGTGTGGGCTCCCTGGTCCGCAGCGCGGTCGCGGCCGGCCGGGCAACCCGCCCGGACCTCAAGCTCGGCGTCTGCGGCGAGCACGGCGGCGACCCGGAGTCGGTGCACTTCTTCCACGAGGTGGGCCTCGACTACGTCTCCTGCTCGCCGTTCCGGATCCCGGTCGCGCGTCTGGAGGCGGGCAGGGCTGCCGCGGAGTCGAAGGGCAGCGACAGCCGCTGACCTGAACCCACCCCGGACTCCAGGGCTGTCGCCGGCTCACCCGGACCCTCACCGACTCGACGACAACCCCGGACGACCCGGAAGCGGCGGCACCCTGTGCGGGGGGTGCCGCCGCTTCGCCATGTCCGGCAGCCGCCACGGCGGGTGCCGGGTTCGGTAGGGCGGATGGTGTGCGGAAACGGTCGGTCGTGAGTGGCCGTGGGTGAATGGGTCACCCGGCCTCGCACAAAGAAAAAGGCGCGTAAGCGCTTTCGGTGTTCACCGTTCGCTCATCGGCCCATTGCATCGTTCAATACGCAAAGATATAGGCGCTGAACGGACCGGGGTGCGGCCCCTGGATCCCCATCCATGGGCCGCACCCGGCTTACCCCCGTCGGACACGGAGCCGCACCGTCCGCCGACCGCCGCCGAACGAGCAAAACCCCCCACGGCCTTCACTCGCTCTTCCGGTCGGCTCAGGTTTCGTGCCCGACGTCGTACAGCTTTTCCGGTGACGGTGGGGTTCGGCGAGACGTTTCACCTCTGGCCGAAACCCCGTGGTGACGTCCTGTGACGGTGCGCATACCCTTGGGCGGGGGAAATTGCGGATGCAACAGATGGGGGTTCGGTGCTGCGTATCCATGTGTCCGGGATGGACCTTTCCAAGGTGCGGATGGCCACACGGCCGGACGCATTGTGGGAAACCATTCTGAGTTTTCACCGGCTGAGGGACCGGCGCGCTTCCACGGTGTTCGGGAAATGGCGTACGGAAACCCGGCCCCGGTTGAACGGTGAGACACGCCTGCTGGCAGCCCTCGTGCCACCCCGCGGCTATTTCCCGGACTTTCTGACGCCCTCCCGGGACGGCAGTGAGCCGCACGGCTTCGATGCCGGAATGGAGGCGCTGCGCGACACCCCTGCCGAGCGGCTCCACGCCGAACTGGGCCTGCTGCGCGCCGACCGCCGTGAGCCCGGACGGCCGTTGTCGCTGGGCGGGCGACACGGCGGCGGGCACGGCTCCGGGCGCGGGGCGCGGTCCGGTGGCGTACGGCCCGCGGGCGGACGGCCGGGGGACGGCCGGCCGGTGCCGCCCGTCCGGCTGGACGCGCTCTCCGAAGGGCGGACCCAACCTCTCGGGCGGCTCATCACCACCCTGCGCGGCTACCACCGCGCCGCCGTCGAGCCGTACTGGCCGCACATCCAGGCCAGCATCGAGGCCGACCGGGCCGTCCGTGGCCGCGCCCTCCTCGACGGTGGCGCCGACGAACTCCTCGCCTCCCTCCCGTCCATGATCCGCTGGCGGGCCCCGGTGCTGGAGGCGGACTATCCCGTCGACCGCGAACTGCACCTGGACGGGCGGGGGTTACTGCTCCAGCCATCGTTCTTCTGCCGGTCCACCCCGGTCGTCTACCGCAACTCCAAGCTCACACCCGTCCTCGTGTACCCGGTCACCCACTCCGCCGCCCCGGTCTTCGCCGAGCCGGGCCCGGGCCCCTGGCTCGGCAGGCTCCTGGGCAACACCCGGTCGACGGTCCTCCAGGCCATCGGCACGGGCTGCACGACCAGCGAGCTCGCCCGCCGGGCCGGGGTGTCCCTCGCCTCGGCCAGTCAGCATGCGTGCGTGCTGCGCGAGGCGGGGCTCGTACGCACCCTGCGGCACGGCAGCTCGGTCCTGCACACGCTCACCCCGCTGGGCGGCTCGCTCCTCAGGGGAGGCGCACCGCTCGCGCTCTCATGACGGGTGGAGGCGGGCGGCTCGGCGGGTGGGGACACTCCGCCCAACGGGTGGGGCGGAGTGCTCCGGATGATTTCCTCGCCCGTCGCGATGAGTTCCGCGCCGACCCGCCGTCTACCCTTCGACCGCGCTCACATGGAGCGCCGCCGAGGAGGAGAGACGGACATGACCCAGATGATCTTCGTGAACCTGCCGGTCAAGGACCTGGAGAGGACCAAGGGCTTCTTCGGAAAGCTCGGCTTCTCGTTCAACCCGCAGTTCTCCGACGAGACCACCGCCTGCCTGGTCATCAGCGACACCATCTTCGCCATGCTCATCACCGAGCCGCGCTTCAAGGAGTTCACCAAGAAGGAGATCGCCGATGCCTCGAAGACCACCGAGGCGATCATCGCGCTCAGTGCCGAGAGCCGCGAGGAGGTCGACGAGCTGGCCGATACGGCGCTCGCCTCCGGGGGCTCGCCCGCCAACGAGCCCATGGACCACGGGTTCATGTACGGCCGGTCGTTCCAGGACCCCGACCACCACATCTGGGAGGTCGTGTGGATGGACCCGGCCGCAGTCCAGAGCCAGGACTGAGCCGTCCGGGGCCGAGCCGCGGCGCTCGCCCCGGGACCGCTCAGGACTTGAGGCCCGGCCAGGTCACTCCGGTGAGCTGCTCGGACGCCACCCACAGTCGTTCGCCCGCCACGTCGTTCAGCGTCCAGCGCGCCCGCCAGGACGGGGCGGGCGCACCCCGCCAGCCCAGCAGCTTCGGGCCGGTGAACGAGTCGGGACGCACGCCGGGCGCGGTGGCCGCGTACAGCGTCGGCAGCGCACCGGACGACGCGGGCTGGGCAACGATCCGGTTGCCCAGTTCGAAGACCCGTTCCGCCGCCTTGCGGTTCTCCATCCGTACGCCCGCGGTCTGCAGATTGGTCGCCGCGTAGCCGGGGTGTGCGGCGGCGGCCACGATGCCCGAGCCGGACGCCGCGAGCCGGCGCGCCAGCTCATGGACGAAGAGCAGGTTCGCGGTCTTCGAACGGCCGTATGCGATCCAACGGCGGTAGTTGCGCTCGCTGTTGAGATCGCCGATGTCGATGTTGGACGCGGCGTGCATCGCGCTGGACACGCTCACCACCCGGGCCCCGGGGGTGTCGAGCAGCTTGGGCAGGAGCAGGCCGGCCAGAGCGAAGTGCCCGAGGTGATTGACGCCGAACTGGGTCTCGAAGCCGTCGGCCGTCCTCCCGTACGGCAGGGCCATCACACCCGCGTTGTTGATCAGTAGGTCCAGCCGGTCGGACGGGTACGCCGCCGCGAACTCCCGTACGGAGGACAGGTCGGCCAGATCCAGGGCTGCGAACTCCACCCGTGCGCCCGGCACTGCAGCCAGGATGCGCGACTCGGCCTCCTTGCCGCGGCTCTCGTCCCGGCACGCCAGCAGCACCCGCGCGCCGCGGCGCGCCAGCTCCCGTGCGGTGACGAGTCCGATACCGCTGTTGGCTCCGGTGACCACGGCCGTGCGGCCGCTCTGGTCGGGGATGTCGCTCGCGTTCCAGCCCTGGGTCATGGATCAAGCGTACGGCCGGGATCTGTTGGCCGGAATCGGCTGGGGCGCGTTCCTGGCCCGGTCTTCGCGGAACCCGTCAGGCGGCGCGCACCGCGAAGACCGGGACGCGTACCTCGTCGTCGTCCAGGCAGGCGCCCGTCGCCAGGTCGAAGCGCTGCTTCAGCAGCGGCGAGGCGACGAACGGGCGCCCCTCGACGGACCCGACCAGGCCGCGCGAGAGAACGTACGCCCCGGTGAACGGATCGCGGTTGTCGATCGCGTACGCGCGCCCTGCGCGGTCGACGAAGAGCGCGACCTGCCGGCCGTCCGGAAGGAGTGCGGCGATGCCGCGCCCGGGAATCAGCCGCGACAGCTCACAGACCGTGAACCAGTCGGTCCCGTCGGTGAGTTGAAGCACCGGAGTCTGCTGTGCCGTCTCCATCGTCCGTGCGGTCATCGGGAAGAGGTCCCTTCGAGAGTGCGGACAGCGAGCACCGGACCGGCGAGGATCTCCAGGTCGGGCTTGACCTGGTCGCGTTCCGGGACGAACTGCACCGACGGGTCGGGTGCATCGGGTGCGTTGACGAAGGTGACGAAC is drawn from Streptomyces sp. NBC_01717 and contains these coding sequences:
- a CDS encoding VOC family protein yields the protein MTQMIFVNLPVKDLERTKGFFGKLGFSFNPQFSDETTACLVISDTIFAMLITEPRFKEFTKKEIADASKTTEAIIALSAESREEVDELADTALASGGSPANEPMDHGFMYGRSFQDPDHHIWEVVWMDPAAVQSQD
- a CDS encoding ArsR/SmtB family transcription factor yields the protein MLRIHVSGMDLSKVRMATRPDALWETILSFHRLRDRRASTVFGKWRTETRPRLNGETRLLAALVPPRGYFPDFLTPSRDGSEPHGFDAGMEALRDTPAERLHAELGLLRADRREPGRPLSLGGRHGGGHGSGRGARSGGVRPAGGRPGDGRPVPPVRLDALSEGRTQPLGRLITTLRGYHRAAVEPYWPHIQASIEADRAVRGRALLDGGADELLASLPSMIRWRAPVLEADYPVDRELHLDGRGLLLQPSFFCRSTPVVYRNSKLTPVLVYPVTHSAAPVFAEPGPGPWLGRLLGNTRSTVLQAIGTGCTTSELARRAGVSLASASQHACVLREAGLVRTLRHGSSVLHTLTPLGGSLLRGGAPLALS
- a CDS encoding oxidoreductase, which produces MTQGWNASDIPDQSGRTAVVTGANSGIGLVTARELARRGARVLLACRDESRGKEAESRILAAVPGARVEFAALDLADLSSVREFAAAYPSDRLDLLINNAGVMALPYGRTADGFETQFGVNHLGHFALAGLLLPKLLDTPGARVVSVSSAMHAASNIDIGDLNSERNYRRWIAYGRSKTANLLFVHELARRLAASGSGIVAAAAHPGYAATNLQTAGVRMENRKAAERVFELGNRIVAQPASSGALPTLYAATAPGVRPDSFTGPKLLGWRGAPAPSWRARWTLNDVAGERLWVASEQLTGVTWPGLKS
- the nirD gene encoding nitrite reductase small subunit NirD gives rise to the protein MTARTMETAQQTPVLQLTDGTDWFTVCELSRLIPGRGIAALLPDGRQVALFVDRAGRAYAIDNRDPFTGAYVLSRGLVGSVEGRPFVASPLLKQRFDLATGACLDDDEVRVPVFAVRAA